From Pseudovibrio sp. Tun.PSC04-5.I4, a single genomic window includes:
- a CDS encoding DUF2585 domain-containing protein, which yields MARGLNNKHYALITVGLIVLTAIILLAMGREPICKCGEIKFWTWDVNSSDNSQHIADWYVPSHIIHGMLFYALFWWMGRLFTGGTGWSMGLRVVLSVVVEAAWEILENSSFIIDRYREATIALDYFGDSVLNSVFDLLWMLLGFWLAARLPVWLTIALIVIMEIFVGAMIRDNLTLNVLMLVYPLDVVKEWQMQAY from the coding sequence ATGGCACGTGGATTAAACAACAAGCACTATGCACTCATCACTGTTGGTCTCATTGTTTTGACGGCTATTATCTTACTTGCGATGGGCCGCGAGCCGATCTGTAAATGCGGTGAGATCAAGTTCTGGACATGGGATGTTAACAGCTCTGACAATAGCCAACATATCGCGGACTGGTATGTCCCATCCCACATAATTCATGGGATGTTGTTTTACGCTCTGTTCTGGTGGATGGGGCGGTTGTTTACCGGCGGTACTGGTTGGTCAATGGGCTTGCGCGTGGTGCTTTCGGTTGTTGTGGAAGCGGCCTGGGAAATACTTGAAAACTCAAGTTTCATCATTGATCGGTACAGAGAAGCCACCATTGCACTGGACTATTTCGGCGATAGTGTTCTGAATTCTGTTTTTGATCTGTTGTGGATGTTGCTTGGTTTTTGGCTTGCTGCGCGCCTACCAGTTTGGTTGACCATCGCACTCATTGTGATCATGGAAATTTTTGTGGGTGCGATGATCCGGGACAATCTAACACTGAATGTATTGATGTTGGTCTATCCGCTGGATGTCGTTAAAGAGTGGCAGATGCAGGCCTATTAA
- a CDS encoding PfkB family carbohydrate kinase: MSLRNVGVIGAIHLDRIAHADRQFKPDTSTPGEIMSRAGGVGANIARAMARLGMQPVMNGCLGDDADGAFLAEILSQCGIDTSSLNTVKGGRTGSYLALHNPDGTLFCAISDSEITSKVRFGKDNPIPQALLNCDIWLCETNLEEDTLAALTNAKGHRLLAADTVSIAKAPKLRALLPQIDILFTNKDEATALLNCEADSHSNEVMAKMLAERGAKTVVVSNSSKPLALYSGGTTSMHEPFAVTPTDVTGAGDAFIAGFLYANCLDETPHAAVSSGLAAASITVEATGAAPETLSPHSLQARLLEHA, encoded by the coding sequence ATGTCTCTACGCAATGTCGGAGTAATAGGCGCAATTCACTTAGACAGGATTGCGCATGCAGATCGACAATTTAAACCAGATACATCTACACCCGGGGAAATTATGTCCCGTGCGGGCGGCGTAGGAGCAAACATCGCGCGAGCCATGGCTCGCTTGGGCATGCAGCCCGTAATGAACGGTTGTCTGGGCGATGATGCGGATGGAGCCTTCCTTGCTGAAATTCTATCTCAGTGCGGAATTGATACGTCGAGCCTTAACACTGTTAAGGGCGGCCGGACGGGGTCATACCTTGCACTTCATAACCCGGATGGCACGCTATTTTGTGCTATCTCCGATAGCGAGATCACATCCAAAGTGCGGTTCGGTAAGGACAATCCGATCCCCCAAGCCCTCCTTAACTGCGATATCTGGTTGTGTGAAACCAACCTTGAGGAAGATACTCTAGCAGCTCTTACAAATGCCAAAGGCCACCGGCTCCTCGCAGCAGATACTGTTTCCATAGCAAAAGCCCCCAAACTTCGCGCTCTTCTGCCACAAATTGACATTCTCTTCACAAACAAGGATGAGGCCACGGCCCTTCTGAACTGTGAAGCAGACAGCCACTCCAATGAGGTGATGGCAAAGATGCTTGCAGAGCGCGGGGCAAAAACGGTTGTGGTGAGCAACTCAAGCAAACCATTGGCGCTTTATAGCGGTGGTACGACCAGCATGCACGAACCCTTTGCAGTTACGCCAACAGATGTAACTGGTGCCGGCGATGCATTTATAGCTGGCTTCCTCTATGCAAATTGCCTCGATGAAACCCCACATGCAGCAGTAAGCAGCGGACTTGCTGCCGCATCTATTACGGTGGAGGCAACTGGTGCAGCACCGGAAACGCTTTCACCACACTCGCTTCAGGCGCGTTTACTTGAGCACGCCTGA
- a CDS encoding NADP-dependent isocitrate dehydrogenase codes for MTKIKVANPVVELDGDEMTRIIWQFIKEKLIHPYLDIDLKYYDLGIESRDATDDQITVDAANAIKEHGVGVKCATITPDEARVEEFDLKRMYRSPNGTIRNILGGVIFREPIIMSNVPRLVPGWTQPIIVGRHAYGDQYRATDFKFPGKGKLSIKFVGEDGAEIEHEVFDAPSAGIAMAMYNLDDSIRDFARASLNYALGRKVPCYLSTKNTILKVYDGRFKDIFQEIFDAEFKEKYEEAQITYEHRLIDDMVAASMKWSGGYVWACKNYDGDVQSDTVAQGFGSLGLMTSVLMSPDGRTVEAEAAHGTVTRHYRQHQKGEDTSTNSIASIFAWTRGLAHRAKLDDNKELADFANTLERVCIDTVESGHMTKDLALLVGPDQKWLTTSGFLDKVDENLQKAMAA; via the coding sequence ATGACGAAGATCAAGGTAGCAAATCCAGTCGTCGAACTAGACGGCGATGAAATGACTCGCATTATTTGGCAGTTCATCAAGGAAAAGCTGATCCATCCTTACCTGGACATCGATCTGAAGTACTACGACCTCGGCATTGAGTCTCGTGATGCAACTGATGACCAGATCACCGTTGACGCAGCAAACGCGATCAAAGAACACGGTGTCGGCGTTAAATGTGCAACCATCACTCCTGATGAAGCACGCGTTGAAGAATTCGACCTGAAGCGCATGTACCGTTCTCCAAACGGCACCATCCGTAACATTTTGGGCGGCGTAATCTTCCGCGAGCCAATCATCATGTCCAACGTACCACGTCTGGTTCCAGGCTGGACTCAGCCAATCATCGTTGGCCGTCACGCATATGGTGATCAGTACCGCGCGACTGATTTCAAATTCCCTGGCAAAGGCAAGCTGTCCATCAAGTTCGTTGGTGAAGATGGTGCTGAGATCGAGCACGAAGTATTCGATGCTCCATCAGCTGGTATCGCAATGGCGATGTACAATCTGGATGATTCGATCCGCGATTTTGCGCGCGCATCCCTAAACTACGCTTTGGGCCGTAAGGTTCCTTGTTACCTTTCTACAAAGAACACAATCCTCAAAGTGTACGATGGTCGCTTCAAAGATATCTTCCAGGAAATCTTCGACGCTGAGTTCAAAGAAAAGTACGAGGAAGCGCAGATCACCTATGAGCACCGTCTCATCGATGACATGGTTGCTGCATCCATGAAATGGTCTGGCGGATACGTCTGGGCTTGTAAAAACTACGACGGCGACGTTCAGTCCGACACCGTTGCACAGGGCTTCGGGTCCCTTGGCCTGATGACTTCCGTTCTGATGTCACCAGACGGCAGAACTGTTGAAGCTGAAGCTGCACACGGCACAGTGACCCGTCACTACCGTCAGCACCAGAAGGGCGAAGACACCTCCACGAACTCCATTGCATCAATCTTTGCATGGACACGTGGTCTGGCTCACCGTGCCAAATTGGACGACAATAAAGAACTTGCCGACTTTGCAAACACTCTTGAGCGCGTCTGCATCGACACCGTTGAGAGCGGTCACATGACCAAAGATCTGGCACTGCTCGTTGGTCCAGACCAGAAATGGCTCACCACATCTGGCTTCCTCGACAAAGTTGACGAAAACCTACAAAAAGCTATGGCTGCATAA
- a CDS encoding cyclic nucleotide-gated ion channel: MASTIKFKVYNLLERSSAGNRLAQQIDAILIIFIVINVGLAVLETEPSIGEVYIWEIFILDFIAGSIFAIEYLLRLWVSDLHPPLKKYGSFKARFVYALQPLSVVDFVAVMSFWLSLFFTSISWKSLVILRLLRFLKIARYSPAVRSLISAVVAEQTAIIGSLVLILGVALVAATLLYSVEHAAQPEHFGTIPSALWWAFSTLTTVGYGDVVPVTVMGKIIASVVMLMGYCLFALPVGIVGTAFAREIHSRDFVITWGMVATVPLLERLSAVEIAAVTELLHSHSVPAGHFICEAGEEGDSLFLIASGEVEEVFADHTVHHGEGEHFGEASLFGHSKRRASVFAKTPVQLMVLKMEDLRGFMERKPAVARKIIDEAIDERKSHHVDAEFTP; encoded by the coding sequence GTGGCCAGCACCATTAAATTTAAGGTTTACAATCTTTTAGAGCGTAGCAGTGCGGGCAATCGTCTGGCTCAGCAGATTGATGCAATTCTCATCATATTTATCGTGATCAATGTGGGTTTGGCGGTTCTGGAAACTGAACCGAGTATTGGCGAGGTTTATATTTGGGAGATTTTCATTCTAGACTTCATCGCTGGTTCAATCTTTGCGATTGAATACCTGCTGCGGCTTTGGGTTTCTGATCTCCATCCTCCTTTGAAAAAGTATGGCTCCTTCAAAGCCCGCTTTGTTTACGCGCTTCAACCTTTGTCTGTTGTTGATTTTGTTGCGGTGATGTCGTTCTGGCTCTCCCTATTTTTCACGAGCATCAGTTGGAAATCATTGGTTATTTTGCGCCTGCTGCGTTTCTTGAAGATTGCACGGTATTCCCCCGCGGTGCGTTCCCTTATTTCCGCGGTGGTTGCTGAACAGACGGCGATTATAGGCAGCCTTGTGCTTATTCTTGGTGTTGCTCTCGTAGCCGCGACCCTTCTTTACAGCGTAGAACATGCCGCTCAACCTGAGCATTTTGGGACGATTCCCAGTGCGCTCTGGTGGGCATTTTCTACACTCACGACAGTTGGGTATGGGGACGTTGTGCCTGTTACTGTTATGGGTAAGATCATTGCTAGTGTGGTGATGTTGATGGGGTATTGCCTGTTTGCTCTGCCTGTTGGAATCGTAGGTACGGCGTTTGCCCGTGAGATTCACAGCCGCGACTTTGTTATAACCTGGGGTATGGTTGCCACGGTTCCGTTGCTTGAGCGTCTGTCCGCTGTTGAAATTGCTGCTGTCACAGAGTTATTGCATTCACACAGTGTACCAGCTGGCCACTTCATTTGTGAGGCGGGAGAGGAAGGAGACAGCTTGTTTCTCATCGCATCAGGGGAGGTGGAGGAAGTTTTTGCTGATCATACTGTACACCACGGCGAAGGTGAACATTTCGGCGAGGCTTCCTTGTTTGGCCATAGCAAACGCAGGGCCAGTGTCTTTGCTAAAACACCTGTTCAATTGATGGTTTTGAAGATGGAAGACCTACGCGGATTTATGGAACGCAAACCTGCAGTCGCCCGCAAAATTATTGATGAAGCTATTGATGAGCGGAAGAGCCATCATGTGGATGCGGAATTCACGCCTTAA
- the fabF gene encoding beta-ketoacyl-ACP synthase II: protein MRVVVTGMGVVSPLGVGTDRFWKQLVASESGIRALTRFDGDEHACQVAGQVPTIEEDEFGFDASVVISRRDQKRMDLFIHYALVAAKEALTQAEWAPKTAEEREGTATIIASGVGGFLSMKRATLLVESKGPNRLSPFSVPAFLANLAAGQVSIAHGFQGPLGTPVTACAASVQAIGDAVRLLRSGEALVALAGGAEACIDAVSFAGFSAARALSSGYNADPKKASRPFDKDRDGFVMGEGAAMLVLEPLDHALARGATPLAEVMGYGTSADAYHVTASPPDGSGGQKAMRKALKQAGINPDDIDYINAHSTSTPVGDAAEIAGIQAVFGDRGKDLAISSTKSATGHLLGAAGALEAIASIMALREGILPPTLNLDDPDDAASQYELVAKTAKEKELEYVMSNGFGFGGVNASLIFGKID, encoded by the coding sequence ATGCGGGTTGTTGTAACCGGTATGGGAGTGGTTTCGCCACTTGGTGTGGGCACTGACCGATTTTGGAAGCAGTTGGTGGCTTCTGAAAGCGGAATTCGTGCTCTCACCCGGTTTGATGGAGACGAGCATGCTTGCCAAGTTGCGGGGCAAGTCCCGACTATTGAGGAAGATGAGTTTGGGTTTGATGCAAGTGTTGTGATTTCGCGGCGCGACCAGAAGAGAATGGATTTGTTTATCCACTATGCGCTGGTTGCTGCAAAGGAGGCTTTGACACAAGCTGAATGGGCACCCAAAACAGCTGAGGAACGTGAAGGTACGGCTACCATTATTGCCTCCGGAGTCGGTGGATTTCTATCCATGAAGCGCGCAACTTTGTTGGTTGAGAGCAAAGGCCCTAATCGTCTGTCACCTTTCAGTGTACCGGCATTTCTTGCAAACCTTGCGGCCGGACAGGTTTCTATTGCTCACGGATTTCAAGGACCTCTTGGCACTCCAGTTACAGCGTGTGCAGCTAGTGTGCAAGCAATTGGCGACGCTGTGCGTCTTCTCAGAAGTGGCGAAGCACTGGTTGCTTTAGCGGGCGGTGCTGAGGCTTGCATTGATGCAGTATCGTTTGCTGGCTTCTCAGCTGCACGCGCGCTTTCTAGCGGATATAATGCAGATCCTAAGAAAGCGTCGCGCCCATTTGATAAAGACCGGGATGGCTTCGTAATGGGGGAAGGGGCTGCAATGCTGGTGCTTGAACCTCTTGACCATGCTTTGGCCAGAGGGGCAACGCCCCTTGCCGAAGTTATGGGATATGGAACCTCTGCGGATGCATACCATGTAACAGCTTCTCCGCCAGATGGTTCCGGCGGACAGAAAGCTATGCGTAAGGCGCTGAAGCAAGCAGGAATCAATCCAGATGACATCGACTACATAAACGCGCACAGCACGTCCACTCCTGTTGGAGATGCCGCGGAGATCGCCGGTATTCAGGCGGTGTTTGGAGATCGAGGTAAGGATCTTGCTATTTCATCGACTAAATCTGCGACTGGACATTTGCTTGGGGCGGCTGGAGCGCTAGAAGCGATTGCATCTATTATGGCTCTGCGTGAGGGAATTTTACCACCAACGCTCAATCTAGATGATCCAGACGATGCAGCCTCTCAATATGAATTGGTTGCCAAAACAGCCAAGGAGAAGGAGCTTGAGTATGTTATGTCCAATGGCTTTGGGTTTGGCGGCGTTAATGCCTCACTGATTTTTGGTAAGATTGATTAG
- a CDS encoding pseudouridine-5'-phosphate glycosidase has product MGSSIKIHHSKEVADALSNGSPIVALESTIITHGMPYPQNVETAREVEQIIRDGGAVPATIAVLDGELHVGLEDSTLIKLANAKDVMKCSRADLSFAMALGKNGSTTVAATMMAAHAAGIRVFATGGIGGVHKGAETSFDISADLEELSRTPVCVVSAGAKALLDIPKTLEVLETRGVPVIGFGCDNVPAFWSRDSQLKAPYRLDDAADVAKLIKFREKFADHGGILVTNPVPAENEIPADEMQVFIDASIQAAEEQNVRGKNVTPFVLQDIFERTQGRSLATNIALVKNNAKLSAKIACGLTS; this is encoded by the coding sequence ATGGGAAGTTCAATTAAAATTCATCATTCAAAAGAAGTTGCAGATGCCCTAAGCAACGGCTCCCCAATTGTCGCATTAGAATCTACAATTATTACCCACGGCATGCCGTACCCTCAAAATGTTGAGACAGCTCGCGAAGTTGAACAGATCATTCGTGATGGCGGAGCAGTTCCTGCGACCATCGCAGTTCTGGACGGAGAACTTCACGTTGGACTGGAAGACAGCACGCTTATAAAGCTGGCCAACGCCAAAGATGTGATGAAGTGTTCCCGCGCTGACCTTTCCTTTGCAATGGCACTGGGCAAAAACGGCTCTACCACAGTAGCAGCAACCATGATGGCTGCTCACGCAGCTGGCATTCGCGTATTTGCAACTGGCGGCATTGGCGGCGTACATAAAGGTGCAGAAACAAGCTTCGATATCTCTGCTGATCTGGAAGAACTTTCCCGCACCCCAGTTTGTGTTGTCTCAGCTGGCGCAAAAGCCCTGCTCGATATTCCAAAAACACTGGAAGTTCTGGAAACCCGCGGCGTACCTGTCATCGGCTTTGGCTGCGACAACGTCCCAGCATTCTGGTCTCGCGATTCACAGCTTAAAGCACCGTACCGCCTGGATGATGCAGCTGATGTTGCAAAACTCATCAAATTCCGTGAAAAATTCGCTGACCACGGCGGCATTCTCGTAACTAACCCTGTACCAGCGGAAAACGAGATCCCGGCAGATGAAATGCAGGTCTTCATCGATGCATCCATTCAGGCAGCTGAAGAGCAGAACGTCAGAGGCAAGAACGTTACTCCATTCGTTCTGCAAGACATCTTTGAGCGCACACAAGGCAGAAGCCTTGCCACCAACATTGCGCTGGTAAAAAATAATGCAAAGCTTTCTGCAAAAATTGCATGCGGACTGACAAGCTAA
- the recA gene encoding recombinase RecA — MAQTSLRLIEGNQMDKNKALDAALSQIERAFGKGSIMRMGQGQVVEIQSVSTGSLGLDIGLGIGGLPRGRIVEIYGPESSGKTTLALHTVACAQQAGGVCAFIDAEHALDPIYARKLGVNIDDLLISQPDAGEQALEIADTLVRSGAISVLVIDSVAALTPRAELEGEMGDSLPGLQARLMSQALRKLTASISKSKTMVIFINQIRMKIGVMFGSPETTTGGNALKFYASIRLDIRRIGAIKDRDEIVGNQTRVKVVKNKLAPPFKQAEFDIIYGEGISKMGELLDLGVKGGIVEKSGAWFSYNSQRLGQGRENSKNFLKENLKLADEIELAIRQGAGLIAKALDDPEKVAEKQ; from the coding sequence ATGGCACAAACTTCACTTCGCCTTATTGAGGGCAATCAGATGGATAAAAATAAAGCACTGGATGCAGCGCTTTCTCAAATCGAACGAGCCTTTGGTAAAGGTTCGATTATGCGCATGGGCCAAGGACAGGTCGTGGAAATCCAAAGTGTCTCGACTGGTTCTTTAGGTCTTGATATCGGTCTTGGTATCGGTGGGCTTCCTAGAGGGCGTATTGTTGAGATTTACGGGCCAGAAAGCTCGGGAAAAACGACTTTGGCTCTGCATACGGTCGCCTGTGCGCAGCAGGCTGGCGGTGTTTGCGCGTTTATTGACGCTGAACACGCGCTTGATCCTATTTACGCACGCAAGCTTGGCGTGAACATTGATGACCTATTGATCTCTCAGCCTGATGCTGGTGAACAGGCGCTTGAAATTGCTGACACACTGGTTCGTTCGGGTGCGATTTCTGTACTCGTGATTGATTCGGTTGCTGCGCTGACTCCAAGAGCTGAACTTGAAGGAGAAATGGGGGACTCGCTCCCAGGTCTTCAGGCTCGCTTGATGAGCCAGGCTCTTCGTAAGCTTACAGCTTCGATTTCCAAGTCGAAAACTATGGTGATCTTCATCAACCAGATTCGTATGAAAATTGGTGTGATGTTTGGGTCTCCGGAAACAACGACTGGTGGTAACGCGCTTAAGTTTTACGCATCCATCCGCCTTGATATTCGCCGTATTGGTGCGATTAAGGATCGTGATGAAATCGTTGGTAACCAAACCCGCGTGAAGGTGGTTAAGAATAAGCTGGCGCCTCCATTCAAACAGGCTGAATTTGACATTATTTATGGTGAAGGCATATCCAAAATGGGTGAGTTGCTGGATCTGGGTGTTAAAGGTGGCATTGTTGAAAAATCTGGGGCTTGGTTCTCTTACAACAGTCAGCGACTGGGGCAGGGACGAGAAAACTCGAAGAATTTCCTAAAAGAAAATCTTAAGCTTGCTGATGAAATCGAATTGGCGATCCGTCAAGGCGCTGGTCTGATCGCTAAAGCGCTTGATGACCCAGAAAAAGTAGCGGAAAAACAATAA
- a CDS encoding HdeD family acid-resistance protein: MSGQNPNTGGTPPATVPDPVPKLTQLVRDNWWKFLVLGVLMVIGGMVVLIMPLASSIGVALVIGLVLIVVGVLQIWHAMQVKAWAGFLWQTLTGLIAIIGGIAIYYNPVAGTEALTLILSIVFMAQGVAQAMFAFRIRPHDGWGWILASGIISVAAGILILFDFPGSSAWALGLVAGISIMFNGWSYIAISLAAHKHAGDGSS, encoded by the coding sequence ATGTCTGGACAAAATCCCAACACAGGTGGCACCCCGCCTGCTACTGTCCCTGACCCAGTCCCAAAACTCACGCAACTTGTGCGTGACAATTGGTGGAAATTTCTAGTGCTCGGAGTATTGATGGTGATTGGTGGAATGGTCGTGTTGATCATGCCGCTGGCGTCCTCCATCGGCGTAGCATTGGTGATCGGACTGGTTCTGATCGTCGTCGGGGTTCTTCAGATCTGGCATGCCATGCAGGTGAAAGCATGGGCTGGATTTTTATGGCAAACCCTAACAGGCCTCATCGCCATCATCGGCGGCATAGCCATCTATTACAATCCGGTCGCAGGCACAGAGGCCCTGACGCTCATCCTGTCCATCGTCTTCATGGCGCAGGGTGTTGCGCAAGCCATGTTTGCCTTCCGCATAAGGCCGCACGATGGCTGGGGTTGGATACTGGCCTCCGGCATCATTTCAGTTGCCGCAGGCATTCTCATCCTATTTGACTTTCCTGGATCAAGCGCATGGGCACTTGGCCTTGTTGCCGGTATTTCAATCATGTTCAATGGCTGGAGCTATATTGCCATTTCATTGGCGGCCCATAAACATGCAGGAGATGGCAGCAGTTAA
- the alaS gene encoding alanine--tRNA ligase has translation MSGVNEIRSTFLDYFAKNGHEVVPSSPLVPRNDPTLMFTNAGMVPFKNVFTGLEKRDYVRATSSQKCVRAGGKHNDLDNVGYTARHHTFFEMLGNFSFGDYFKENAIELAWNLITKEFGLATDKLLVTVYSEDDEAFNIWKKLTGFADERIIRIPTSDNFWAMGDTGPCGPCSEIFYDHGEHIWGGPPGSPEEDGDRFIEIWNLVFMQYEQLPDRRIDLPRPSIDTGMGLERFAAIMQGVHNNYEIDLFKALIASSEHLTGVEAEGKAQASHRVIADHLRSMAFLIADGVTPSNEGRGYVLRRIMRRAMRHANLLGANEPVIFKMLPTLVREMGQAFPELHRAEKLIEETVQLEERRFIKTLERGLGLLEDATSSLGSGDQLDGETAFKLYDTFGFPLDLTQDALRNREIAVDTDAFNVAMERQRAEARAAWSGSGDAATDAIWYSIKEKAGATEFLGYGTEKAEGVVLSLVKDGEEVTVLTQGEEGFLILNQTPFYGESGGQVGDCGIMKGDNVSIRVTNTQKKTDGLFIHAITVESGDVKVDNALELIVEHGRRSAIRSNHSATHLVHEALREVLGAHVAQKGSLVTPERLRFDFSHPKPVSSEESALVEAFANEVILQNTSVETSLMEVDEAIEAGAMALFGEKYGDEVRVVSMGTATRGEKAGKAFSVELCGGTHVRRTGDIGLVTVVSEGAVAAGVRRIEALTGGEARKYLAEQDALMRETAGLLKISATDVPARVASLLEERKKLERELAEAKKKLAMSGGGSGADTGVSDAGQFKLMARVLNGINPKDLKSIADEGKTALGSGVVVLISKAEDGKAAIVVGVTKDKTETVSAVDLVRIGSAALGGRGGGGRPDMAQAGGPDADKADDAIAEIKSHLEGL, from the coding sequence ATGAGTGGCGTCAATGAAATTCGGTCGACTTTTCTCGACTACTTTGCAAAAAACGGACATGAAGTTGTTCCTTCCAGTCCATTGGTGCCACGTAATGACCCGACATTGATGTTTACCAATGCGGGAATGGTGCCTTTTAAGAACGTGTTTACGGGTCTTGAAAAGCGTGATTATGTTCGCGCTACGTCCTCTCAAAAATGTGTACGCGCAGGCGGCAAGCACAACGATCTGGACAACGTTGGGTATACGGCTCGTCACCACACATTCTTCGAAATGCTGGGCAACTTTTCGTTTGGTGATTATTTCAAGGAAAACGCTATCGAATTGGCGTGGAACCTTATTACCAAGGAATTTGGCCTCGCAACTGATAAGTTGCTTGTGACTGTGTATTCCGAGGATGATGAAGCGTTTAACATCTGGAAGAAACTCACCGGCTTTGCCGATGAACGGATCATCCGTATTCCAACCTCAGACAATTTCTGGGCAATGGGGGATACGGGGCCGTGTGGTCCGTGTTCCGAAATATTTTACGATCACGGTGAGCACATCTGGGGAGGCCCTCCTGGTTCTCCTGAGGAAGACGGTGACCGCTTTATTGAGATCTGGAATCTCGTGTTTATGCAATACGAGCAGTTGCCTGACAGACGCATCGATTTACCGCGCCCGTCAATTGATACTGGTATGGGTCTTGAGCGGTTTGCGGCTATCATGCAGGGCGTTCATAACAATTATGAAATTGATCTCTTTAAAGCGTTGATTGCGAGTTCTGAGCATCTCACAGGCGTTGAAGCTGAAGGTAAAGCGCAAGCAAGCCACCGTGTGATTGCTGACCACCTACGGTCGATGGCTTTCCTCATTGCTGATGGCGTTACGCCCTCTAATGAGGGACGCGGTTATGTGCTGCGCCGTATCATGCGCCGCGCGATGCGCCACGCAAACTTGCTTGGTGCGAATGAGCCGGTCATCTTTAAAATGCTGCCGACGCTTGTACGCGAAATGGGGCAAGCCTTCCCTGAGCTACACCGCGCTGAAAAGCTTATTGAAGAAACTGTCCAGCTGGAAGAAAGACGCTTTATCAAAACACTGGAACGCGGTCTTGGTCTTCTGGAAGATGCAACGAGCTCGCTTGGTTCTGGTGACCAGTTGGATGGAGAGACTGCTTTCAAGCTCTATGACACATTTGGCTTCCCGCTTGATTTGACACAGGATGCATTGCGTAACCGCGAGATCGCTGTTGATACGGATGCCTTCAATGTTGCCATGGAACGCCAGCGTGCTGAAGCACGTGCGGCTTGGTCTGGCTCTGGCGATGCTGCGACGGATGCGATCTGGTATTCTATCAAGGAAAAAGCGGGTGCTACTGAGTTCCTTGGGTATGGAACTGAGAAGGCTGAGGGCGTTGTTCTGAGCCTCGTAAAAGATGGTGAAGAGGTAACTGTCCTGACACAAGGTGAGGAAGGATTCCTCATTTTGAACCAGACGCCGTTTTACGGTGAGTCCGGTGGTCAGGTTGGTGATTGCGGCATCATGAAGGGCGATAATGTCTCTATCCGTGTAACCAATACGCAGAAAAAGACTGATGGCCTGTTCATTCACGCGATCACCGTAGAGAGCGGTGACGTGAAAGTTGATAATGCGCTTGAGTTGATTGTCGAGCATGGTCGCCGCAGTGCAATTCGCTCCAACCACTCCGCAACGCACTTGGTTCATGAAGCGCTTCGCGAAGTTTTGGGTGCACATGTAGCGCAGAAGGGGTCACTTGTGACACCCGAGCGTCTGCGTTTCGATTTCTCTCACCCCAAACCAGTGAGCAGTGAAGAATCAGCGCTGGTTGAAGCGTTTGCCAACGAAGTGATTTTGCAAAACACGTCTGTTGAGACGTCTCTCATGGAAGTTGACGAGGCGATTGAAGCAGGTGCGATGGCACTCTTTGGTGAGAAGTACGGCGATGAGGTTCGTGTCGTTTCCATGGGAACGGCCACGCGTGGTGAGAAAGCTGGCAAAGCCTTTTCCGTTGAGTTGTGTGGCGGGACTCATGTGCGGCGCACAGGCGACATCGGTCTTGTGACTGTTGTGTCTGAAGGTGCTGTTGCGGCTGGTGTTCGCCGTATTGAAGCGCTGACCGGCGGAGAAGCTCGTAAATACCTTGCTGAGCAAGATGCTTTGATGCGTGAGACGGCTGGTCTTTTGAAAATTTCAGCGACTGATGTTCCTGCGCGTGTTGCGAGCTTGTTGGAAGAACGCAAGAAGCTTGAGCGTGAGCTTGCAGAAGCGAAGAAGAAGCTTGCTATGAGTGGCGGTGGATCTGGCGCAGATACTGGTGTGTCTGATGCAGGCCAATTCAAGCTTATGGCTCGTGTTTTGAACGGTATCAACCCGAAGGACCTTAAGTCTATTGCTGATGAGGGTAAGACAGCCCTTGGCTCCGGTGTTGTGGTGCTTATCAGCAAGGCTGAGGATGGCAAGGCAGCTATCGTTGTTGGTGTGACCAAAGATAAAACCGAGACAGTGAGTGCTGTGGATCTTGTTCGTATAGGTTCCGCTGCGTTGGGCGGTCGTGGCGGCGGCGGTCGTCCAGACATGGCGCAGGCAGGTGGGCCAGACGCGGATAAAGCGGATGATGCGATTGCTGAAATTAAGTCGCATCTTGAAGGTCTCTAA